TCAGGGGCAGCTCCCCCGGCTGCCCAGGGCTCTGCATTGCCCAGTCCTGCCCTGACTCTCCAACCTCTATGACCATCTCTTCCACACCATCTTCACCATGCTCCCCTGCACATCCCTGCTGCTCCTCTGACCCCTcctcacagcttttcttctgtCCATCTAGTTTTGCTCTTTTGCTTGTCCCTCCCTGGGGGGGCTCCCCAGGGCCACCTCCCTCTGACCACAGTCTCTTGGTTCCCTGTTCTATATGGCACCCTAAGGCTTCCCTTAACACCTGGGCCAGCGCAGCAGTGAGCTGGGTGAAGGAAGCAGGGGGTAAGGGGATAGGTGTCGCAGAGAGCATGGAGCTGGGGGAGCTGGGTTGCAGAAGGGGAAGCAGCCCCCAGTCCCGACCCCGGGACGACCGCCGTTGGTACTGGAGGCTTCGACAGTAATTGGCTGCCGCTCGGCAACAGTTCTGTAGCCTCCCAGCCACCCGGCTGGTCACGTTGGCTGCCACATTGTGACTTAGGTCAAAGGGGTCCTGGAGATTCATGGGGCCGAGGCGCAGGCCCTCTGAGAGATTAGAGGGCAGGCCCTCTGCCACAGGTAGTGCCTGACCCTCCCGGAGGGACAGCAGGGAGCCACGAAGATCCcaacaagagacacaggagaagaactgggccagcagggaacctggagaaagaggaagagcagGGAAGAGGGGTCCCTTAGAGGCCAGACCTGAGATCAGCCTTGCGCCACAGCCATTCCCTAATTTGGACTTGCCTTTTCCCTCCCAAGTGGCCCAGAGGAGTGccagagccaggctcctctgatcccAGTAAACAAGAGGTCAGACCTCTCTCCCCACAGTGCCCCCCAGATACTGCCCCTTCCCCCTGCTAGCAACGTAACCTTGGGCAAGCCACTTCATTACTCCAAGGCACAGttgcttcatctgtaaagtggcaATAACGATATTAACTAACCCACAAGGCTGCTGTGTGCCAGTATCTGTGTCATTAATACCACTTGTTAGTCCCCTCCCAGGCTCCCCAGACTCACTCAGAGGCTCCTTATTGGTGCTGGGCTCCAGCCTCGAGGCATCTCTGGGGAAACTACAGTCCCAGCCATCAACCTCCACCTGTTCACCCTCACCTATGAAAGTAAAAAAGTTGAAGGTCAGCCTGAAAGCAGGAAGATGGGTGGGGGTTTGGGGGTGGAGATGGTAGTGACAGGAGAGATCTCATTCCCAGGAAGCTCAGTATGTCTAAGATGAAGAAGAGGGATGAAGCTCAGGAGACAGGGCAGGGGAAGGCCAGGCTGCTGTACCTGCTTTCTGGGTGAGCTGGGACACAGTGGGCAACACAGGAGGGTCCCTGGTCTGAAGGAAATAGATCACGAGCAAGGTCAGGGCGTAGTTATTGAGAAGTGGGCCACTCCCTGCATAAATAATTAATTCTCGTTAGATCAGAGGCAGTTCTGACCCCTTCCTTGGCAGTTTTCTCAAGCCCGCTTCCTCCTCCCCGTGAATCCCTGCCTCTGCCCCGACACCAACGCAGCCCCCACTGTCGTGATTCATTCTCACCTGACAGCCCTTGACCCTGAGCCCAGCAGCGCAGAGTGTACACAAGCGGCCGTACTCGCCCATCCAGCTCAGAGCAGAGACTCAGGAAGCGGGAGTTGTGCAGGGCCAGCCTAAGACAGAGGGCAGACGGGGTGTCGGGGCTCAGGAGCCTGTCACCCCCCAGCTCTCACTCCAGACTGTGTAATGGTGGCCAGCGGGAATAAGGCCAAAAGAGGGTTTCCCGAGGTGTTTTCTCTGACATGGTCTGGAGAGAGTGTGTACAAAAGAACATCAAATGGGTCATCCCTagtggcacagtgggtaagaatccgcctgccaatgcagaggacctgggttgaatccctggtctgggaagatccacgTGCTTCGGTGCACTGAAGCCCGGttgtcacagctactgaagccctcacgcctagagcttgtgctctgcaacaagaaaagcccacAAACCACAACAAAGTAGCTCCCGCTCACCCCAACCTGAGAAACCCCTTgcaagcaatgaagacccagtgcagccgaaaataaataataatttttttaaaaagcgaatgttgcttcttaaaaaaaaacaaaacgcaACACATCAAATGTGTTTGGGAAACACTACATCCTATAAATGTCTTGGAGAGTCACAGAGCATATTATTATAAGACTGATCAGAACATTTACtatgcaaagaaacaaagacaggaagggagagagaaggaaagagcaagtgggagaggagggaagggagaaactTGCCTGCATTAACTTAGCATTTCCCAAACTTACTCAACCATGGAACTCTTCCCTAAATCCTTAAAATCAGTATCCCAAGAAACATACTTTCCAAACATTGAAATGAAAGCCAGACATGAGATGAGTGTCAGAAAGAGAGACAGGACTAAGTAAGGACAACCTCAAGGCTCAGCTGGTGCAGGGcgccccccctcccctccccagagcgCCAGCTGGCCTTCCCCCACCACCTCAAAGGTACCGGTTACTGAGGGAGACGTCACCATGGAGACCTGATGGCCGATGGCAGAACTTGACCACAGGGCGCCGCGCAGAGGGCACGGTTTGGACTCGGTACACTCCAGGAACACAGCCCCGAAGGATGGATCCCACCAGCTCCAGCATGGCTCCCCCTTCTGCTTTCTCCCTCTTCAGGGCCTCTGCCAGTTCCACAGCCTTCCCCAGGTCCCCCTCTCCCTGGTCCTCCTGCAGTGgcgaggctggaggcagggactGGGGAGAGGCAAGAGTCTCAGAGGCCAAAGCAGAGTCTGGAGTCCGGGGTGCCAGTGAGGACGAAGGGGCTTCAAAGTCCAGGGCTTCCGAGTCTTGAGGAGAAGCTGGAGGCTGTGAGTctggaggggaggctggggtgcAGGCCAGGGCTTGAGGATCCAGTGGGGATGCCAGGGCCGAGTCCAAGGAGGGAGATTCTGGAGCCTTTGGGGCTGGCTGTGGATAGAAATGGGCTGGGTAACTGTCTCTCCTGCTGCCCCCTAACTGGGGAACATTCCATCTCTAAGATATATCTATTAAAACTTATTATAGGCCAGGCCCTATTCTAAAGGCTTTATAAAAGTAGTAACTCTTTTAATCCTTAcaagccttttttaaaattaacctttTAATGCCATAAAATAAACAGtctacattttacaaaaataatactgtcaggaaaagcaaaaaaaggtagaggaactgTTTTAGGTTGAATAAGACTAaaggaggaattccctggtggtccagtggttaggactctgcacttccactgcagggggcataggtttgattcctggtcagggagttaagatcttGCAAGTTGCAtggtacagtaaaaaaaaaaaaaagcaaaacacaccTTTGGCAGGGGAGAGATATATGGGAATTCTGtattttctgctcaattttgctatgaCTCTAAAACAGTTCTAAAAAatagtctatttaaaaaataataaccctTTCCTACTCCCAAGGCAGAACCTGTACATTAGATGTTACAAAACACAGATAAGCAAAAACATAATTCACTATTGTATATCATTTCATAGATATATCTCTTCCAGTAAGATATGACATGtgccattttgaaattttttttccctgttacaAATGTCACCTATTCCATGTCGGTTCATTTTATCCTATCCAATCACATCCACGTTTCTCCAATCATAATAACCCTTTCAGGCAGGtcctattatccccattttacagacaaggaactAAGGCATGAGAGGTCAAGGGCTCGCCCAGCGTCACATGACCATTTCCACTGACTCTTCACAGCTGCCTCCACGGTCACATACCTGGGGCTCGTCCAAGTCCCCCAGATCCAGGAAGAGGTCAAGATCACAGCCATGGACGTCAAAGCTGTTTATGGAGGAGCCAAAAGGATGGACCACACAGCCTGGGTGCCGAGAAGAGAATAAAGGTCAAGAGACACTGCATGGAGTAAGTGGTGGAAGAACATAACGTGGcacaaagatggaaaagcaagCAAGTGAACACCACTAGCTGAGGGAGGCTGGGGACAGAGGGCTCAGACACAGCAGGGCGGTGACTCACCAGGGAAGAACTCTGAGAAGACCTCCTGCATCAGGGCCACCACGAGGCTCCGAAGCTGCCGCTCAGCCTCAGAGAGCTCCCTCAGCCCCACGAGCTTCACCATTTGTGCTTCCACGTCCGGGGCCTCAGCGAGTGCTTTGATCAGCTGGTGACTGTCGGGGGCCACTCTTTTGGGGGACCTGGAGGCTGGGCTCTGGAACTCTTTCTGCTCCCGTGGCCGGACCCTCAGGCGATGTCCTCCCAGGCTGTGCTGGGGCTGTGACAAAACAGCTTCCCGGGCACCCAGGTCCCCCATCTCCACGATGGCAAACACTCCCTGTCAAACCACAACAGGGACAATGATGACAGTTCTGGAACCAAGAATCCAAACACACGGTCTAACAGTAGGTGAGAATCTTCAAAATGGGGACCACTCTATAAATTGGAAATATTTGCTTCCTGTTTCCATAACATCAgggaacatatttatttattttttagctgtgACATAAGGCTTATgtaatcttaattccccaaccaatGACTGAACCcttgccctcagcagtgaaagtgcagagttcaAACCACTGGaggaccagggaattcccagtggaGAACATATTTAGAAAAGCAATTATCTCTCTCACTCAAATTGCACGCATTTTATTCTTACCCAAGCCTGCCTCTGAAAAACTTCACTTTACTTATTTCATCAAACCCCAGTCATCCCAATAACATTTCATCCCAGTAACATCCCAGTAACTTTTCACTGGTTACACTAAACTCACCCCCTAACTTTTCCTGCTTTAACTAGATTCTTTTAAGAATCCATGTAATGATCACTGTGTTAGGTGTAACCATAAACACATAAAccctgttttttggtttttttttaagtccatattcttttttaattaatttatttttttggctgcactgggtcttagttgtggcatgtgggatctagtttcctgaccagggattaaacccaagccccctgcattgggagcacagtcttagcgactggaccaccacggaagttcCCATGTCCATATTCTATTATATTCTCTTCAGTGGTAAAGATAGAACCTCATTCTGCTTATAAAAAGGAGCCCTCTATAGTAATTAAGACTGTGGTACTGTGACAAAACTTTAGCTAGACTCactaagagaaaaagagaaaaggctctaataaataaaatcagaaaagaaagaagagaagtaacaGTGGatgccacagaaatacaaaaggtaagagaatactatgaacatgAACACCCATACACCAACAACCTAGACAACCCGGAGAaagggacaaattcttagaatcaCACAACCTTCccagactgaatcaggaagaaatggaaaatgtgaatAGACTGATCATTAGTAAGGAGACTAAAACAGTAATCAAAAAGTTTCCAAAAAAACAGAAGTCTAGGATCTCAAACTactccaaaaaattgaagaggagaaaACACTTCCTAACTTATTTTTACATGGTCAATGTCACCAATATCAGAACCAGACAGagacaatacaaaaaaagaaaactacaggccattATCTCTGgggaacacagatgcaaaaatcctcaacaaagtatTAATAAATCCAAtacaataatacattaaaaggatcatacaccacaatcaagtgggatttatttcagGGATGAAGAGATGGTTTAACATCCATGAATCAATCAACATGACACATACTTTAACAAACTGAAGGATaaaaatatgatcatctcaatagatccAGGAGAAAGCATGTGACAAGATTcagcattcatttatgataaaagttcaataaaacaggcatagaaggaatgtacctcaacatactaaaagtcatatatgacaaacccacagttaacatcatactcaatagtAAAAAATTGAGAGCTATCcctttaaaatcaggaacaaggatGTTCATCCTCACCACTCTTATTTAGCACAGTCCCAGTCAGAACAactagacaagaaaaagaaataaagggcatCAGATTGGGAAGGAGAAGCaaaactatcactgttttcaGGTGACATGACCTTATATATAGAACACcctaaaaggcttccctggtggctcaatggtaaagatccacctgccaatgcaggggatatgcattggtctgggaagatttcacatgccatggagcaactaagtctgtgtgccacaactatcgaagccgtgtgctgcaactactgaagcccacgcacctatAGCCTCTGCTCCgtaagaagagaagccactgcaatgagaagcccgtgcactgcaatgaagagtagcccccactcaccaaaACTAAGAGAAAGCCATGTACACCAACGAAGACCTAGCttagccaaaaataaagttttttaaaaaatcagctaagTTTTCCCACATTCACTACATACCAGACTCTCAGCCAAGTGCTATATATGAATATCTATGTGGTAGGtactaaggcttccctggtggctcagcagtaaagaatctacctccaatgcagaagacgcaggagatgagggtccgatccctgagttgggatgatcccctggaggaaagcatggtaacccactccactactcttgcctggagaatcccacagacagaggagtttggcaggctacagtccacagggtcacagagtcagacatgactgaggcaactgagcatgcatgcccgGTAGGTACtgttgaagtgaagtcgctcagtcgtgtctgactctgtgaccccatggactgtagcctaccaggatcctcagtccatgggattttccaggcaggaatactggagtgggttgccatttccttctccaggggatcttaccgacccagggatcgaacccgggtctcccgctttgtaggcagacgctttaccctctgagctaccagggaagccccaggtactattattatttccattttatatctgAGGAGACATGAATAgcaaggttaagtaacttgcccaagattttttttttttttttggcagtgccacatggcttgcaggatcttagttccctgagagGGGAGCCTAGTGCAAAATTAGCAATTAACAAATATTTGGCAAGTGAAAGACTGATGGAAGAAATAAATGACCAAGTTCCCCAATGACTAACTCTGACAAACTGATAAAATCCCAGGGGCGAGGGTGAGAGACACAAAGCTAGACTAGTCCAAGCACTGGGGTGCCCACTGCGGGCAAGTCACATTAGG
The nucleotide sequence above comes from Cervus canadensis isolate Bull #8, Minnesota chromosome 29, ASM1932006v1, whole genome shotgun sequence. Encoded proteins:
- the TUT1 gene encoding speckle targeted PIP5K1A-regulated poly(A) polymerase isoform X2, with the translated sequence MGDLGAREAVLSQPQHSLGGHRLRVRPREQKEFQSPASRSPKRVAPDSHQLIKALAEAPDVEAQMVKLVGLRELSEAERQLRSLVVALMQEVFSEFFPGCVVHPFGSSINSFDVHGCDLDLFLDLGDLDEPQPAPKAPESPSLDSALASPLDPQALACTPASPPDSQPPASPQDSEALDFEAPSSSLAPRTPDSALASETLASPQSLPPASPLQEDQGEGDLGKAVELAEALKREKAEGGAMLELVGSILRGCVPGVYRVQTVPSARRPVVKFCHRPSGLHGDVSLSNRLALHNSRFLSLCSELDGRVRPLVYTLRCWAQGQGLSGSGPLLNNYALTLLVIYFLQTRDPPVLPTVSQLTQKAGEGEQVEVDGWDCSFPRDASRLEPSTNKEPLSSLLAQFFSCVSCWDLRGSLLSLREGQALPVAEGLPSNLSEGLRLGPMNLQDPFDLSHNVAANVTSRVAGRLQNCCRAAANYCRSLQYQRRSSRGRDWGLLPLLQPSSPSSMLSATPIPLPPASFTQLTAALAQVLREALGCHIEQGTKRLWSEGGGPGEPPQGGTSKRAKLDGQKKSCEEGSEEQQGCAGEHGEDGVEEMVIEVGESGQDWAMQSPGQPGELPLMTGKHLATREEGQSGTEALAEQGPRGPEAACKGSQAEAEKRVSLSVSWRCALWHRVWQGRRRARRRLQQQIKEGGGAGAGSGAEWLATEARVTRELRGLSSTEQRPEAEPLLTFVASASQAGQSLTVTPLQDSQGLFPDLHHFLQVFLPQALRNLLK
- the TUT1 gene encoding speckle targeted PIP5K1A-regulated poly(A) polymerase isoform X1, which translates into the protein MAAVDSDIEPLPRGGFRCCLCHITTANRPSLDAHLGGRKHRHLEELRATRKAQGLRSVFVSGFPRDVGSAQLSEYFQAFGPVASVVMDKDKGVFAIVEMGDLGAREAVLSQPQHSLGGHRLRVRPREQKEFQSPASRSPKRVAPDSHQLIKALAEAPDVEAQMVKLVGLRELSEAERQLRSLVVALMQEVFSEFFPGCVVHPFGSSINSFDVHGCDLDLFLDLGDLDEPQPAPKAPESPSLDSALASPLDPQALACTPASPPDSQPPASPQDSEALDFEAPSSSLAPRTPDSALASETLASPQSLPPASPLQEDQGEGDLGKAVELAEALKREKAEGGAMLELVGSILRGCVPGVYRVQTVPSARRPVVKFCHRPSGLHGDVSLSNRLALHNSRFLSLCSELDGRVRPLVYTLRCWAQGQGLSGSGPLLNNYALTLLVIYFLQTRDPPVLPTVSQLTQKAGEGEQVEVDGWDCSFPRDASRLEPSTNKEPLSSLLAQFFSCVSCWDLRGSLLSLREGQALPVAEGLPSNLSEGLRLGPMNLQDPFDLSHNVAANVTSRVAGRLQNCCRAAANYCRSLQYQRRSSRGRDWGLLPLLQPSSPSSMLSATPIPLPPASFTQLTAALAQVLREALGCHIEQGTKRLWSEGGGPGEPPQGGTSKRAKLDGQKKSCEEGSEEQQGCAGEHGEDGVEEMVIEVGESGQDWAMQSPGQPGELPLMTGKHLATREEGQSGTEALAEQGPRGPEAACKGSQAEAEKRVSLSVSWRCALWHRVWQGRRRARRRLQQQIKEGGGAGAGSGAEWLATEARVTRELRGLSSTEQRPEAEPLLTFVASASQAGQSLTVTPLQDSQGLFPDLHHFLQVFLPQALRNLLK